From Triticum urartu cultivar G1812 chromosome 2, Tu2.1, whole genome shotgun sequence, a single genomic window includes:
- the LOC125538930 gene encoding homeobox protein Hox-B3-like has protein sequence MGANGHPPPASAAAQNGSHSSGGGGGGGGGGGGGGGANPSSGGTAAALRHDPGLSREWTPEEQAILDELLVKYASDAPVIRYAKIAMKLPEKTVRDVALRCRWMSKKESGKRKKEDHSSSKKSKDKKEKVADSSSKPPVHIAGRPSVPPYSLPALPIDDDEISSKAIGGPTGELLETNAQVLSQISTNLGTMQIQDNISLLCQTRDNILRVLKEMNDAPEIMKQMPPLPVKINEELVNSILPRPTVPMQ, from the exons ATGGGCGCCAACGGGCACCCGCCGcccgccagcgccgccgcccagAACGGGTCCCACtctagcggcggcggcggcggaggaggaggaggtgggggcgggggagggggagcaAACCCTAGCTCCGGCGGCACGGCGGCGGCGCTCCGGCACGACCCGGGCCTGTCCCGGGAGTGGACGCCGGAGGAGCAGGCCATCCTCGACGAGCTGCTCGTCAA GTATGCATCTGATGCGCCTGTTATTCGGTATGCAAAAATAGCCATGAAGTTGCCAGAGAAAACAGTTCGAGATGTGGCTTTGCGGTGTAGATGGATGAGT AAAAAGGAGAGTGGTAAAAGAAAGAAAGAGGACCACAGCTCATCAAAGAAAAGCAAGGACAAAAAG GAGAAGGTTGCAGATTCTTCATCGAAACCACCTGTTCATATAGCTGGAAGGCCGAGTGTTCCGCCATACTCCCTTCCAGCACTTCCCATTGATGATGACGAAATTTCATCCAAAG CAATTGGAGGTCCAACAGGAGAACTCCTTGAAACTAACGCCCAGGTTTTAAGTCAAATTTCAACAAACCTTGGCACCATGCAG ATACAGGATAACATCTCTCTGCTGTGCCAAACTCGAGATAACATACTCAGGGTGTTGAAAGA GATGAATGATGCCCCAGAGATCATGAAGCAGATGCCACCACTACCCGTGAAGATAAACGAGGAGCTTGTCAACTCCATACTCCCCAGGCCAACTGTACCTATGCAGTAG